CTTCCCGGCAGTGGTGATGGTGATGGAGATGGTTATTTAGACAATTACCGTGGATGGGATTTGGGAGACAATGATAATAATCCTACATGGACAGGCGACTCGCATGGTGTTCACGTTTCTGGGATTGCTTGTGCAAAAACAGACAATGCGATTGGTGTTGCAGGTGTGGGTTTTAAATGTAAATATTTACCTGTAAAAATTGCAAACTCTGCAGGAACATTAACACAAAGTTATCAAGGGATTGTATATGCTGCTGACCATGGATGTGATATTATCAACTGCTCTTGGGGAGGAGCCGGTGGTGGAACATTCGGACAAGATGCTGTAACCTACGCAACGATTAATAAGGATGCATTGGTAATTGCGGCTGCCGGAAATGGTGGAGTGGATGAAATCTCTTATCCTGCAGGTTATACTTACGTTATCAGCGTTGTAAACACAAAAACAGATGATAGAAGAAATACCGGTTCTAGCTACAACTATACTGCGGATGTATGTGCTCCGGGAACAGGAATTAACTCTACTTATCCAACAAATTCATATTCTTCTTTAACCGGAACATCTATGGCTTCGCCATTTGCTTCCGGTGTTGCTGCAATTATTAAATCGTATTTCCCAACCTATACTGCTTTACAAGTTGGTGAACGTTTGAAAGTAACTTGCGATAATATTTATCCTTTACACAGTCCGGTTTATGCAAACAAACTTGGAAACGGACGTGTAAATTTATTTAAGGCCTTGACTGCTACAAATACACCTTCTGTTGTAATGACAAGTCGTAACATTGTAGATAACAACGACAATACCTTTGTAGCAAATGATACAATGCGTATTTCAGGAAACTATACGAATTACCTTGCGCCAACAGTGAATTTAACAGCAACACTTTCTTCAACATCTCCTTTCGTAACGGTGATTGATGGAACAACAACCTTAGGTGCAATTGGAACGTTGGGTGTTGGAAATAACAATGCGGATCCATATACAGTGAAGATTTTACCAACAGCTCCGTTAAATTCATCTATTTTATTTAAAATCACGTATAGTGATCCTGCAACCTCTTATTCAGCTGCTGAATTCTTTTACATCACTGTAAATGTAGATTATGTAAATATCACTATTAATGATGTGTTCACGTCTATTGGAAGTAATGGTCGTATTGGTTACTCACAAAACGGACAAACCGGTGGATTAGGGTTTAATTATTTGGGAACGGCTATGCTTTATGAGGCAGGATTAATGATTGGTAGAGATACCGGTCGTGTTTCTGATTGTGTTAGAGCATTTTCAACTCCTTCAGCTGATTTTAGCTCATTGGTATCTGCGCATCAAGTAATTCCTTCTGTTTATTCAGAGTTTGATGTGGATGGAAAATTTAGAGATAACTTGGCTACTTTGCCATTACCTATTGATGTTCATCATAAAGCATTTGCTTGGAGCACACCGGGTAACAGAAAATATGTGATTGTAGAATACACGATTGCAAATACTGGAGCTTCCAGCTTATCGAGTTTATATGCCGGAATTTTTGCCGATTGGGATATTGATGCGGCTACATTTGGTGAAAACCGTGCTGCATTTGATGCTGCAACTAAAATGGGATATGTTTGGTACAGTGGTGCTGCAGGGAAATATGCCGGAATCAAATTGTTAACGACTTCTGCTCCTGTTCTTCATTATGCAATCGATAACGTTGCTGGTGGTGCTGGTGGACAAGATTTGACCAATGGATACAGTGGAAATGAAAAATACATTACCATGACAACCAATCGTGCTACTGCCGGTGTTGCCGGACTAGGTGCCGATGTATGTGATGTGGTAAGTACCGGTCCGTATGCCATTGCTTCCGGTGATTCCGTAAAAGTGGCATTTGCTATCTTGGCAGGTGATGACTTAGCAGACTTAATTGTAAGTGCCGGAAATGCGCAAGTAATGTACGATGGATTAGGTGTTACTACAGATGTTACGTCTGTAACAATGGATGGTGACAATGCATTTAGCGTTTTCCCAAACCCTACTAGCGGAGAATCATTTGTGGATTTAACACTTACAGAATCAGCTAAAATTGATTTACGTGTATTCAATGTATTGGGTAAAGAAATCGGTGTAATCACTTCTGAGCAGTATGCAGCAGGGAAACACCGTTTTGTTTACGAAACGTCTACGTTGAGTAATGGCTTGTATTACTATCAGTTGACTGTTGGAAATAAAAAGTATGTACAAAAATTGATGGTAACGAAGTAAATCACAAACAATATTTTTTTACCTTTGAGGCTCAATTAAAAAAGAACTATGGATTTAAGTGGAATTATTTCAATTGCAGGAATGAGCGGACTTTTTAAAGTTATCGCTCAAACAAAAAACGGATTAATTGTTGAATCATTAATCGACAAAAAAAGAGTGCAAGCATTCTCTACACATAAAATCAGTGCGTTAGAAGATGTTAGTATTTACTCAACAGGTGATGATGTGCCTTTGAAAGACGTATTTCAAAAAATTTACGACAAAGAAAAAGGTGGAGCGTGTATTGATCATAAATCGGCTGATGCGGAATTGAAAAAATATTTCAAAGCTGCGTTTGCTGAATACGATGAAGAAAGAGTATACGTTTCGGATATCAAAAAAGTGTTGAATTGGTACAATGCACTTCAGAAAGATGGTTTGCTTGAAAAGAAGGCAGAAACTGATGCTGAAAAGGCAAAAGTAAAAGCACCTGTTGCGGATGCAAAAGGGGCTGTTAAAACAGTAAAGGATACTGGTCCTAAAACAGTGAAAACAGCCAGCTCAAAAGTAAAAGTACAAGGCGTTAGAAAATCCGGAGTTGCATAAGCACCGGATTTTCTTTTATTAATTCTAATTTTTTAGCTTCTTATTTACCATCCTCTTTTTTAGATAGAAGTTTAAAATCAATATTTTTTGAATGAAGACTAAACAGGTTGCTATTCCTACAAAACCTATTCGTCACTTCCTTCCTCAAGATTTGACAATTGATTCTTGGAAAAGAATTGAATCATTTTTTATCGATTTGAAAGAACGAAAAATTTCTTCAGTAAGCGAGCTGGAGAAATGGCTGTTTGACCGCAGTGAACTAGAAGCTGCTTTGAGCGAAGATTTTGCATGGCGTTATATTAAAATGACATGTGATACTGCAAATCAAGCATTGACAGATTCCTATAACTTCTTTGTTTCTGAAATTGATCCTCACATTGCGCCCTACAGCAACGAATTGAATATTAAGTTGATTGCATCTCCCTATTTAAAGGAGCTGGATCAGGAAAAATACCGCATCTATCTTCGTGGTGTAAAAAAAGCATTGGAATTGTATCGGGAGGAAAATATTCCGCTTCAAACAAAAATAGGAATTGAATCGCAAAAGTATGGAGCGATCACTGCTGCCATGACGATTGAGTGGGAAGGGAAAGAAATTACTTTACAGATGGCTTCCAGTTTGATGAAAGATGTGAATCGAAAAATTCGTGAAGAGGTGTATCAGAAAATTCAGAAAAGAAGAGCTGTTGATACAAATACCCTTAACGATTTGTTTACGGAACTCATTCAGTTGCGTCATCAGGTGGCCATCAATGCGGGATTCAAAAATTACCGCGATTATAAATTTGATGAGCTAGGCCGTTTTGATTATTCCGTACAAGATTGTTTTAACTTTCATGAATCCATTGCAAAAGAAATTCTTCCTTTGGCAGAAGCATCGGATAAAGAACGAAAAAAAATAATGCAGTTGGATGTTTTGAAACCTTGGGATACG
This Bacteroidota bacterium DNA region includes the following protein-coding sequences:
- a CDS encoding DUF5606 domain-containing protein; its protein translation is MDLSGIISIAGMSGLFKVIAQTKNGLIVESLIDKKRVQAFSTHKISALEDVSIYSTGDDVPLKDVFQKIYDKEKGGACIDHKSADAELKKYFKAAFAEYDEERVYVSDIKKVLNWYNALQKDGLLEKKAETDAEKAKVKAPVADAKGAVKTVKDTGPKTVKTASSKVKVQGVRKSGVA
- a CDS encoding S8 family serine peptidase, whose product is MKKISLVIFASAMCVSTMIAQTKIGGYKAVPQFRMAENLKPGDYLEKTIIIKVKPEYRSICSAGKIEDPTFTKLFAELGGMDFKKIFPFVKAPEREYNQQGQKYADLTLIYQFSYTSYVTLEKAINKIALAGIFEYVEPYYIPKVSYTPNDPLFSTQWGMTNVQVEAGWGVNTTTARGDTNVVVGITDTGTELTHDDLKNQIKINQGDLPGSGDGDGDGYLDNYRGWDLGDNDNNPTWTGDSHGVHVSGIACAKTDNAIGVAGVGFKCKYLPVKIANSAGTLTQSYQGIVYAADHGCDIINCSWGGAGGGTFGQDAVTYATINKDALVIAAAGNGGVDEISYPAGYTYVISVVNTKTDDRRNTGSSYNYTADVCAPGTGINSTYPTNSYSSLTGTSMASPFASGVAAIIKSYFPTYTALQVGERLKVTCDNIYPLHSPVYANKLGNGRVNLFKALTATNTPSVVMTSRNIVDNNDNTFVANDTMRISGNYTNYLAPTVNLTATLSSTSPFVTVIDGTTTLGAIGTLGVGNNNADPYTVKILPTAPLNSSILFKITYSDPATSYSAAEFFYITVNVDYVNITINDVFTSIGSNGRIGYSQNGQTGGLGFNYLGTAMLYEAGLMIGRDTGRVSDCVRAFSTPSADFSSLVSAHQVIPSVYSEFDVDGKFRDNLATLPLPIDVHHKAFAWSTPGNRKYVIVEYTIANTGASSLSSLYAGIFADWDIDAATFGENRAAFDAATKMGYVWYSGAAGKYAGIKLLTTSAPVLHYAIDNVAGGAGGQDLTNGYSGNEKYITMTTNRATAGVAGLGADVCDVVSTGPYAIASGDSVKVAFAILAGDDLADLIVSAGNAQVMYDGLGVTTDVTSVTMDGDNAFSVFPNPTSGESFVDLTLTESAKIDLRVFNVLGKEIGVITSEQYAAGKHRFVYETSTLSNGLYYYQLTVGNKKYVQKLMVTK